Proteins encoded together in one Halalkaliarchaeum sp. AArc-CO window:
- a CDS encoding DUF393 domain-containing protein produces the protein MDDPGAEERSEERTVLIYDGECPYCSIAATAVRRLDDVAVVSWYDDDAQEFLAAQFGEAPFAMVLVDADEGRVYAGRAAARELADRAGTPNLVGSLLRDNYERIASAVGRASGRDREADPYHEEYRIEEPAAQQFDALAAAAREAMPEELR, from the coding sequence ATGGACGATCCGGGGGCAGAGGAGAGATCCGAGGAACGGACAGTCCTCATCTACGACGGCGAGTGTCCGTACTGTTCGATCGCGGCGACGGCAGTCCGCCGGCTCGATGACGTCGCGGTGGTCTCGTGGTACGACGATGACGCCCAAGAGTTCCTGGCGGCGCAGTTCGGGGAGGCGCCCTTCGCGATGGTGCTCGTCGACGCCGACGAGGGCCGCGTCTACGCGGGCCGGGCTGCGGCCCGGGAGCTCGCCGACCGGGCGGGCACCCCCAACCTGGTCGGATCGCTGCTTCGGGACAACTACGAGCGGATCGCCTCCGCTGTCGGTCGCGCCAGCGGCCGCGACCGCGAGGCGGATCCGTATCACGAGGAGTACCGGATCGAGGAGCCGGCGGCGCAGCAGTTCGACGCGCTCGCGGCCGCCGCACGCGAGGCGATGCCGGAGGAACTACGGTAG
- a CDS encoding GIY-YIG nuclease family protein, with translation MTGRSRTEGKLPSNGTYTLLVDVDDRFETDVGALGEQRFDAPVYCYTGSAFGTGGFSRIDRHRRLAEGESDARHWHVDYLLGHPATSLSAVVKAHGEDVECTVAGRLGDGPIPGFGASDCDCPSHLVSREDFDAARREVQTVHAEAVDAAAVTVERFE, from the coding sequence ATGACCGGACGGAGTCGGACGGAGGGGAAACTTCCGTCGAACGGAACGTACACGCTCCTCGTCGACGTCGACGATCGGTTCGAGACCGACGTCGGCGCGCTGGGCGAGCAGCGGTTCGACGCGCCCGTCTACTGTTACACGGGAAGCGCGTTCGGCACGGGCGGGTTCAGCCGGATCGACAGACATCGACGGCTCGCCGAGGGCGAGAGCGACGCACGGCACTGGCACGTCGATTACCTGCTCGGCCATCCCGCGACGTCGCTTTCGGCAGTCGTCAAAGCCCACGGCGAGGACGTCGAGTGCACCGTCGCCGGCCGGCTCGGCGACGGACCGATTCCCGGGTTCGGGGCGTCCGACTGCGACTGCCCGAGCCACCTCGTCTCCCGGGAGGATTTCGACGCCGCGCGCCGAGAAGTGCAAACAGTCCACGCCGAAGCCGTCGATGCTGCAGCCGTCACTGTCGAGCGATTCGAGTGA